ACTTGACCTGGGCGCTTGGTTTTCATGACGACACCAGGAAAGCCGAGGAGGAGTGGGTCTCCCCCCATCTGGACAATTGCCCTCACCCCAAACCCATGCGGGCCATATTGCTTGCCTTTGCGCGGGCCAAGGCGGTCCGTAAGCTCACCCGGGCTGACCAGCGCCCTGCTCTCTTCGTGCACTGCGGCCTTCTCATCATGCGTTCGATACGCAACACGATGCTTGCCAAGTTGCTGAGCGGCCTTCTCTCTTGTCTCACCGATCTGCAACTGACAGATGATGTGGGTGCCGACCATAGACGACATCGTTTCGGCGAGTTTATCGCCATAGACCTGGGCTACTTGGGCGATGTTCTGATAGCAGCCTATGAAGACCACTCCTTTGCTTCGGCCTTTGTCAATCAGAGGACCGATGTTGAGCCTACCGGCCGTCGCCAGCTCGTCGAAGACAAACCCAATGAAGCGATCCCTCTCCGCATCTGGGAGCTTAGGGGAGATGATCTCTGGGACCGCAAGATTGACCAAAGCGCTGATGTAAGCCTTCGTCATGCCCTCCTCTGGGCCGCTTTGCACTATGACTTGCTTGCGTCCTTTATAGCCATCCTGAGCCCACTCCGTGATGGCAAAGCGGCGGTTCTCTTTGCGCACGGGCCAGGCCATTGCCAGGTCGTCGATCAGCTTCGTTTGAGCCACGAGCGTGGCAAGCAATGAAGAGGTGGTCTGGCTCTCCGTGTTCTCCACCAAGCTTGTCGCAGTCGCGAAATGCTCCTGGATCATTGGAAGCATGGCCGCCGCCGACTGGTTTTTGAGCAATGCGAGATCGGCCCACGTCCACACGCCAGGATTTTCCACTTGCAGGGATCGGATAGCGGCGACGAGCAGCTGCCTTGCTGCCATCGACCAGAAATCACCATTTTTTTGATCAGGGCTCCCAGGGATCAGGATCTCGGCAAGCATCGCGGCTTGCAGTGGATAGCGACAGTCAGCCGCTATGTCCCAATAATAAGACCGTTCATCGAATGGACAAACGATGATGGGCTTCTTGAAGTAGCTCGTGAAGTCGCCTTTGGTGTCGTAGAGGAACAGCTTGTGATCCGCCCATATGATCTGCTCAATGATCGGCAACAGGATCTGGGTCTTGCCGCTTCCCACTGAGCCCTGCATTAGGACGTGTCGTGACCAATGGGACTTGGGTAGGTGCAGCTCCGGATGGAGCTTCAAGCTCATCCTGACCATCCATCCTCCTTGATCTGCTTCTGCGTCATCGAGCGGCGATGTGCCTCTCTGATCGCTGCCTTTCCATCTAGCAATCTTGGGCCGGACACATGCCAAGTGTTGGACCGGGGTTCCAGAGCCTTTGCACCTACCCAAGTTGCAAGCGAAAGACTTAGTGCAAGCGATGGACCAACACGGATCCAGACCTTCCAGGGTTCCCACATGAGACTGGTGTATTCGTGCGCTCTAGCTGAGCAGAGAGCCCCGAACGTGAGCTTGTTGAGGATCGCAGCAGGAGCCCCCACCAAGTCAAAGGACAGGCTCGGGGTCAGTGGGCTATCAGGCAGCTGCCAGGCTAGCCAGGTGAGGCCTGGATAGGCAGTTAGGATCAAGATCAGGAACAGGGCTACGGCATGGTCGACCCGCCGCACTGGCTGGCTAGGCGGAATGGAGGTCGGGACTGTGCCGAAGGCGTTGTAGACCTTTGCCTTCATATGCGTCTGACTTGTGCTTCGGCTGCGATCTGAGGTGTTGCTTGGCCAAGGTTCCTGCGGTCGTTGTCTGCTGCAATTGACCGGATAAACCAGGCAGGAATATCTATGTAGCCGTTGATCAATCCACTCAGCACTTTAATGACATTAGGATCATGAACTGATACCTCAGTGGCCGCATCAACCTCACCCTCGAAATGCGAAAAAATATAAAAACCTTTTCTATACAATGACCTTGCATCGAACATGTCATCAGCGCAGGAGTAGAATACCGGGTTACTAATATCGACGTCTGACAACGTGAGTTTCGACAGAATTTTTTCAACTATCCTAATTCTTTGCACACAACACCACGACTCCTTATTTATGCATGTCAAACACTGGATAATAGCTTTTGATTTATCCGAAAAATGGGACTGTTGCACCAATGCTCCAATCTTAATCATAAGCGCACCACCTTAGCTGCCCGTTCAACCCGTGGCACTTCATTGTTTAGATACGAATTTTCAATCACTGATAGAACTTGCCTTGTCTCCTGATCAATATTCTGGGGGTCAGCGTTCGGATAGACAGGAAGGATCATTGCCTTAGCTACATCTGCCGATGCGACAGCGCCAAGGGAGAAAGCAGCAAGCACGAGGCTTGGGATGTTCTCGTTTACGTCTGTCCAGCGCCAATAACGGCCTTGGACGGTGAGCACATCCAAGAGATTGCGCCCATTGCTCAGCTGAGCGTTCGGATCAGCGCCGAACATCAAAAGGCTATGTAGTTGATCGACGTAGCTGGAAGCCTCGTAGCGGTGATCACCCATCCACTCACTTGGATGATCAAGCATCGAAAGGTTGTGGAGGAAGATGCATGTGATGTCATCGGGCATCCCGGAGTTACTGCAGCTACCTAATCGCACTGAATTAGCTACTTCCATGAGCTGCTGTTGCCAGTGGTTAGAGCAGGCAGTCATCTTTACAAGGTCACGCTGCATGATTGGCAAGCGTTCGATAGCATTGATCATTTGTGCATCTCCGTTTTTTTGTTTGAGTAAAATCAGTCAAAGGCAGATGCAACTAAAGTCAAGAGATTGAGGTATAAGAAAAAGGCCCCGAAGGGCCTTTTTTTACATTGACTGTGCTTTGGGCTTTTGTTCCCAGGGCTTTTCCGACTGAGTCAGCGTTGGCTTGGCAGTGAATTTCTCCATCTCGCCTTCAACCGGAACACGTCCTTTTTCACGCATGAAAGCATTGAATTTCTCTTCGTGTTGCTTCTCTTCGTCAATGCCATCTCTGTTGATGAACTGCTTCTGATAGCCGTCGTTGTTCTGACTGCGTGACACGCGCTCCGCGTTCTGCGTTTGCGCATGCATGATTTCTTCAATTTGGTCAGAGCGATAGACCGACAGCTTGCTTTGGAATTCAACCTGGCTAACCGTTGATTTCAATAACTCAGGATCCGAACTCTTAGACAGTGAAGTGAGTTCAGTTTTGAGAGCATCGCCCGCTTGTGAAGTGATCTTGTGCTCTTCTTGCTTAAATGACTTGACCTGATCAGTCATTGTGGCCTGTGGACCAGGATTGTTCTGGTAGAACTCGTTGCGCCTCTTTTGTGCTTCTGCAAAACTTGTCATGAATGGTCTCCATAATTGGGGTAAAACCAACATAAGGCAGTTTGGGATCTTGTAAAGCAATTAGCCCCGATTGCTCGGGGCTAATTCTATGGAGACTGAGCAATCAGGCCCTACTGTTCTCTCTCATGAAATCCTCCACTTGATCTGCCTCTAGTCCTCCGACCTCACAGATCTCTGTTCGCGTCGAACCGGCGCGCGACACGACGATCAATGCCTGGCCCTGGAACAGCGTGTTGGCAAAGTCGTCATCGTCCATCACCCAAGACAACTCTGTGCCTTGAACCGTTTCAAGATCGAAGTTCTTGATTCGTGCAACGTCTTCAAAGCGGTGGGCCGCATCCTTAACATCGATTTGTCGGGGAGCGGAGTGGACATAGGAATTCTGTATCGCGCCGACTCCTTTCTCTCTCAACTTCTGCATGAAGACAGCATCGGGATGTTCGGGATCGACCAGGGCGCTATTGGCGTAGCGCTGGAGCATAGCCTGGTTGTTGATCCCGACAGATGCAGTCTTATATGGCGTGAGCCTTGCTTTCCCTAACATCTCTTGGAAATACTTGTATGTGCTATGTGAGCTCTCGTTCTGCATAAGAACTTTGGTAGCGAAGAGCTCGAATAAGTTGTGCGCCCCGTGTTCACTGAAATTGGCGAGGAAGGAGCTGATGTTCTGCGTCAAGAAGACGAAGTAGCAGCCCAAGCTTCGCGCCATTGCGATCAAGTCACGCTCTGCTTCACCGATCACAGACTGCGCCTCGTCGATGAAGTTAAATACTGGATTGTGCCCTTCGAGGTCAGCCCAATTGACTGGTCGATTTTTGATGAGGTTGTAAACGCGCATCCGCACGATGTCTGCTGTGATCTGTCCACCCACGCCATGGACCATGGTTGGCAAGTTGACACCGATCCAGAGCTTTTCAGTCAATACGCCTTGGAAGTCGATGCCTGTCTCGGTGTCGGCCCACAGAACTCCATCCGCGTTTTTGAGATGTCGGCCACGGAAGACGTCGTTCAATGCGTTATCGATGTTCGAAGTGATGCTTGTTCGAGTCTCAGGTGCCATCACTGCCCAGGTGTCTGCGAAATACGAGACTGACCCTTTGATCTGGTTGGCTGCATCCGCCACATTCAAATAGCCAGATTTTTCAATGAAGTCGAACGCGCCCCGGAACTCTTCGTGGAGCTCGAGCCCTTTTTCCGTTTGCTTGATCTGATTGACCACGTTTAAGAAGCGCTGGATCTGACCAATTGTCCAGTAGCACGAGCGCGGCTGCTTCAAAGATGCTTCCAACTTGCGGATATTTGCATTGGTCTCTGCAACCGCATTTCTTGCATGCTTTAATCGCTCTTGATCACCTTCCAACTCAGCAAGTTGCTCAATTGCAGTGAACTTGATCAATTGCTGTTCTTCGTCTGAGATCAGCAGCGCCGTGTTTGTGCGAACAAACTTCTCAGCTTCGCATGCCGCTTCAACAATCATGGCAACGTGCTCTAAGACGATGAAACCCATGCTTGTCCAGAAGCTGCTCTCGTCCTCCGACATTTTGCCTTTGCGCTTCAACTCTCTGAACGCTTGGACCAACTGTTGAGCGTTCATTCCTTGGCTTAGAGATAGGTTGATGCCAGGCTCAATCACGATATCCATCAAGCTCATTACTTCTCGAACGAGCACGTTTTTTCCGTCACCCACAATGGCCCCGGCCCATTTCGTCAACTTCACCAAGGCCATGATCTTTCGAAGCCAGAAGGTTTTGCCGCCACCAGACTTGCCGATCACCAGGATGTGCTGAGAAGTGTCCTTTAGAGAAGCTACAAGCATTTTTCCTGGGACTGGCGCAAAACGATACATCTTGTTGAATAAGAAGCCAGTGGCTTTTCCCAGCGGGATAAGCGGAGTCTTGTCGTTGAGAGCACGCAACGCCTGAGCGATCCACTGCTTCTTCATCATTCCACGAGCAGTCTTCTCATGACGTCCGATTGTGAAGTGATTGCTGTTTGACGATGTCTCAGACGTGCGAGTTTCACGCTCAATCTGTGTGTAGCGAATGCAATACAAATTCGGCACTGCAAAGATGAGGATCAAGCTCAGCGGTGCGGGAAGGAGTGACACAGCCACGGCATAGACAACGAAGGAAACTTCGACCTTCAACGCTCTCGCGAATAGATCGAGTGATTTCTCATGTTTGGTTCCTTGCTTGCTACTGAAATAGCAGCAAGCAAACGTGAGGGTAACGACAACCAAAAACACTATTCCCAGCGGAATCAAAGCGGGAC
This portion of the Stenotrophomonas aracearum genome encodes:
- a CDS encoding type IV secretion system DNA-binding domain-containing protein — its product is MSLKLHPELHLPKSHWSRHVLMQGSVGSGKTQILLPIIEQIIWADHKLFLYDTKGDFTSYFKKPIIVCPFDERSYYWDIAADCRYPLQAAMLAEILIPGSPDQKNGDFWSMAARQLLVAAIRSLQVENPGVWTWADLALLKNQSAAAMLPMIQEHFATATSLVENTESQTTSSLLATLVAQTKLIDDLAMAWPVRKENRRFAITEWAQDGYKGRKQVIVQSGPEEGMTKAYISALVNLAVPEIISPKLPDAERDRFIGFVFDELATAGRLNIGPLIDKGRSKGVVFIGCYQNIAQVAQVYGDKLAETMSSMVGTHIICQLQIGETREKAAQQLGKHRVAYRTHDEKAAVHEESRALVSPGELTDRLGPRKGKQYGPHGFGVRAIVQMGGDPLLLGFPGVVMKTKRPGQVPARWMTQPHKRNSNTPVLPAPTQVAASPRAQPKRVGMTKEEIDQFFRE
- a CDS encoding type IV secretion system DNA-binding domain-containing protein produces the protein MIPTIFQVLSVLGKVPGLKRFVDVEASIQERTNEEIHEVVGAFDDFVKVPSNILVDVNEEDQAIVEAYGAIQFPDGSWHVSDDLKHSKDLEPWMPDATDDMIVRFENSKITRSGKPMDGVVLPQDTITGSVSSAMPLMFAALPAIACVAFILSRFFGAYGYLALLAAVPYLKAIRVDKSASHAIGAFFCLLIGPLFVGIQSLGDERVAALRSLMSGPALIPLGIVFLVVVTLTFACCYFSSKQGTKHEKSLDLFARALKVEVSFVVYAVAVSLLPAPLSLILIFAVPNLYCIRYTQIERETRTSETSSNSNHFTIGRHEKTARGMMKKQWIAQALRALNDKTPLIPLGKATGFLFNKMYRFAPVPGKMLVASLKDTSQHILVIGKSGGGKTFWLRKIMALVKLTKWAGAIVGDGKNVLVREVMSLMDIVIEPGINLSLSQGMNAQQLVQAFRELKRKGKMSEDESSFWTSMGFIVLEHVAMIVEAACEAEKFVRTNTALLISDEEQQLIKFTAIEQLAELEGDQERLKHARNAVAETNANIRKLEASLKQPRSCYWTIGQIQRFLNVVNQIKQTEKGLELHEEFRGAFDFIEKSGYLNVADAANQIKGSVSYFADTWAVMAPETRTSITSNIDNALNDVFRGRHLKNADGVLWADTETGIDFQGVLTEKLWIGVNLPTMVHGVGGQITADIVRMRVYNLIKNRPVNWADLEGHNPVFNFIDEAQSVIGEAERDLIAMARSLGCYFVFLTQNISSFLANFSEHGAHNLFELFATKVLMQNESSHSTYKYFQEMLGKARLTPYKTASVGINNQAMLQRYANSALVDPEHPDAVFMQKLREKGVGAIQNSYVHSAPRQIDVKDAAHRFEDVARIKNFDLETVQGTELSWVMDDDDFANTLFQGQALIVVSRAGSTRTEICEVGGLEADQVEDFMRENSRA